A window of the Tiliqua scincoides isolate rTilSci1 chromosome 5, rTilSci1.hap2, whole genome shotgun sequence genome harbors these coding sequences:
- the LOC136654057 gene encoding perforin-1-like, translated as MKIKDPTSAACVFLLFLLLPPVSPKCQKGTADECKKAEFVPGGDFAGKGFDINTLVSRRYVYEEITKDGECTLCENPLLEGKPLQKLPLIITDWKANILCQEKVQHSVHQSPISVAEALTELLVKNDWRNELDVKISPGDKVQWALAGSRSKITQECVEKSSEDKYIFLLHHFDCSYYKNWAYSEDKEHEASLSKVEGGASVENMDLWHDVEEHHVLEQRHINSFLALEEEQQSLVVDESAASPPGADGGFWSLEAHFRGNYGDCWFDAHTTGAGDKLLKLNKYLFFMAAVPDPKFHFRCLCQISNPEEDTSQFRVNKQVNTHFADHIKLLPENYDPSSKMEYFELIGSYGTHVETELDLGVHVRLVTPIPMCVAVLEGLSIAQLSLCLAVDVGISVGLDGVTNSSDFQLCKEKKKHTNFFLRLSSVAISGGWIPSTSPKEWLESAKSRPSLLSFSLEPLHTMVTKTDPRREGLRQAVSEYVRENTLWRNCTRSCPAGSQPSASDFCSCECPNNNFTTSTCCAPKRGLAKLTVTIERAEGLWGDRITRSDGYVSVSFKKRRKCTHTVWNNNNPSWNVTLDFGVVQLDKDFSKLEVEVWDQDFGWNDNLLGRCKLAAEPGAPESQICYLNHGQMYFKYCLVCGHNLVGSSCWDYFELWPYTDPYHDYYHY; from the exons ATGAAGATCAAGgaccccacctctgctgcctgtgtgtttctcttgtttctccttctccctcctgtcTCTCCAAAATGTCAAAAGGGCACAGCTGATGAATGCAAGAAGGCTGAATTTGTACCGGGTGGTGACTTTGCCGGTAAGGGTTTTGATATAAACACACTGGTGTCACGGAGATATGTGTATGAAGaaataactaaagatggggagtgCACCTTGTGTGAGAATCCCTTGCTGGAAGGGAAGCCACTCCAGAAGCTTCCCTTGATCATCACTGACTGGAAAGCCAACATTTTGTGCCAGGAGAAAGTGCAACACTCGGTTCACCAGTCACCCATTTCTGTGGCTGAGGCGCTGACAGAACTGCTAGTGAAAAATGACTGGAGGAATGAGCTGGATGTGAAGATCAGCCCCGGTGATAAGGTCCAGTGGGCTCTCGCAGGATCACGCTCTAAGATTACCCAAGAATGCGTAGAGAAGAGTTCAGAGGAcaagtatatttttcttctccatcactTCGACTGCTCATACTACAA GAACTGGGCCTACAGTGAGGACAAGGAGCATGAGGCCAGCCTCTCCAAGGTAGAGGGGGGTGCCAGCGTGGAGAACATGGACCTCTGGCATGATGTAGAGGAGCAT CATGTGCTGGAACAGCGCCACATCAATTCCTTCCTGGCTCtagaggaagagcagcagagttTGGTGGTGGACGAG TCTGCAGCTTCTCCGCCTGGTGCAGATGGTGGCTTCTGGAGCCTGGAAGCCCACTTTCGTGGCAATTATGGTGATTGCTGGTTTGATGCTCACAccactggggctggggataaactGCTCAAGTTGAACAAATACCTGTTCTTCATGGCTGCCGTGCCTGACCCCAAGTTCCATTTTCGGTGTCTGTGCCAAATTAGCAACCCAGAGGAAGACACGTCCCA GTTCCGTGTCAACAAACAAGTTAATACCCACTTTGCTGACCATATAAAGCTTCTCCCCGAAAATTATGACCCCAGCTCCAAGATGGAATATTTTGAACTAATTGGATCCTACGGGACTCATGTTGAAACAGAGCTTGACTTGGGAGTGCATGTAAGACTTGTGACACCCATTCCAATGTGTGTGGCAGTGCTGGAAGGCCTCAGCATCGCTCAGTTGAGCCTCTGCCTGGCAGTTGATGTGGGTATTTCTGTTGGTCTTGATGGAGTGACCAACAGTTCAGACTTCCAGTTGTGTAAGGAAAAGAAGAAGCACACAAATTTCTTCCTTCGGTTAAGCAGTGTGGCGATTTCGGGTGGTTGGATTCCTTCAACATCCCCCAAAGAGTGGCTAGAAAGTGCAAAATCCAGGCCCTCCTTGCTTTCCTTCTCCCTAGAGCCACTCCATACTATGGTGACTAAGACTGACCCTCGGAGAGAGGGCTTGCGGCAGGCAGTGAGCGAGTACGTGAGAGAAAACACTCTCTGGAGGAACTGCACCCGTTCCTGCCCAGCAGGATCCCAGCCTAGTGCCAGTGACTTCTGTTCTTGTGAGTGTCCCAATAATAACTTCACCACCTCCACATGCTGCGCACCAAAGCGAGGCCTGGCCAAGCTGACAGTGACAATCGAACGTGCTGAAGGCTTGTGGGGGGACCGCATCACACGTTCCGACGGCTACGTCAGTGTGTCCTTCAAAAAGAGGCGGAAGTGCACACACACTGTGTGGAACAACAACAACCCATCATGGAATGTCACCTTGGATTTTGGAGTTGTCCAGCTTGACAAGGATTTCAGCAAGCTGGAAGTGGAAGTCTGGGATCAGGACTTTGGATGGAATGATAACCTTCTGGGACGGTGCAAGCTGGCTGCGGAACCTGGGGCACCTGAGTCCCAAATCTGTTATCTGAATCACGGGCAAATGTATTTCAAATACTGCTTGGTCTGTGGTCACAACCTGGTTGGTTCTTCCTGCTGGGATTACTTTGAGCTGTGGCCTTACACTGATCCATATCatgattattatcattattaa